The Hippoglossus hippoglossus isolate fHipHip1 chromosome 10, fHipHip1.pri, whole genome shotgun sequence DNA segment GTTAAACCGTAGAGAGAACTGAGTAAGGTACCTGCTTGTTGAACTGCATGATTCCCAGGGTGGGGAAGACCCATGCGCTGGCTGGTGGGATGATCTCAGAGTCAGTGAAGCTCACCCACTGCAGCACCTGGGCTGCGGCCTGGGGAGTGGCACCACGCAGGACCTCATTGCTCACTGCAATTgaaaaatttgacatttaagaaatcaataaaatgcATGTTGCCTTTAGACacattaaagcaaaaataatagggaaataaaacatttagccATCCAACGAGTGGACCTAATAATGGTTGTATTCCTTTTAGGAGTACAGGTAACCATATGCTACTGTTAGCCCACCTCAACAATGAACAATATATTGTCCACTGcgaaaacaaatatatttaaagaatcTGAATTTAATTTTGCTTACTGGACAGACATGCCATGATGAAACTCTAAACCtgtgacaaacatttaaagtcCTGACAGAAACTGTCCAATTAAATCATGTGGTAACATGAGGcgctcttatttattttttctttctccttgaGCCACCAGGCAGCTGTTGCAAGGCCAGAATACCCTCACTGGCAGCTTACAGTCAGAGGTGGAGCCATTCGTGAAAGTCTTAGTCAATCGTGAAggcaattaaaaataaaaaacttaaattttGGGTTCAATTTTTCTTAGATGTGCCCATAGCATGAACCAGCCTTTAACTCACTGAAACAGAGATGACTGGGATGAACATGgttctgtttctcttccccTGTCAGATTAAGACTTGGTGCCATATCTGGACACTGCCTTGCCCAATGACAGGGAGGGGGGGTCCACACACAGCTTTCCCCAGTGGagtttacagttttttttagatttgcCAAAGCACCAATTTATTACCAATAGGACTGACTCTCAAACATCCTCAACGCCCATTCTAAAGCATATCCTATCAGTTGGACAAACATTTTGGTGTTAATATTGACTTTATATCTTTATCCTTACAACCATCTGGATGTCACCAAATATTATCTTGCAATCCCACCAGGTTGAGAATCACTGTTCTGGATGAACATCCTAACCCAGAGTGGGTAAAACTAAGCATTTGATTAGTGATACAATGGATGACTTACGGTAATGAGCAATGGCATTGCTCTCAAACAGACAGAAGCCGTCATCTCCCTGGTAGGCCGGTacctgcaaacaaaacaatgggACTTATTTAGTTTATTGTAACTAGCAGTCACACAACAGCAGTGTAGTCAAACCAGTTAAAAATTTGTGTATACGTTGACGTGAGGAATATATATAGACAGTTTTGGTTATATTCATTCCTAACATCGCAACCAGAGTGACTAAGATGGAAGGCCTTTGAAGCTGAACACAGCTTAACTGAGAGACAATACCATTAAACCAACAAAACCGGTAGCACTCACCTTGCCCAGAGGGAAGTTGTTGAGGAAGGCAGGAGTGCGGTTCGTCTGCCCGAAGGTGAAGGCAGGGGAGCTGCTGGCGACTTTGAGGCGAGCGCCACTGTACTGGGCTGCAATCTGGGCCTTGAACGCCCGCCAGTTCTCTGGGTACGAGTACAGAGTCTGAAACGAGGAGACAACATTGAAATAGTTGcaacaataaaaatagaattaaaaataaaacattgatttaatttgaaataatttgTCACAATTTTGTATGTAGAACGTGTTGAGTTGCCTTAAGATGTTTTCATATCAACGTCTTATTAAGTACAGTTAAATAACTGAAACGTCTAGAGCCAAAACTGGTACATCACTCCAGTTACAGGGCATGATGGGACATTGAGTTTTAATGACGCAAATGAATGAAGCCATTTAAACCTGATGGTTAGCCACATCTTACacacttgaaataaaaaaggggaCATGGTGACACTTTAAAAGACGCCTAAATATAACTTACAAAAGCGAACTACCGCAATCAAATATAGTTTTGGGCACgagccacaaaaaaaacccaagaTATTCACGTGGCTATCTGTTAGCTTCAAAGGCTAACTAGCATCATAGCCGCTAAGACAATCAAAGGAGTTTCCTTCGAACCCTAAAAGCTACAGAGAACACAGCTCCAACCGGGCGATAACAAAACAGAGATTAAAGCGAGATATTAAACAATTTAGCAGGTAATTTTCACAGAACGAAAATAGCTTAAGGTAACGTGGCACTAGCCTGCGCCAGGAGAGGGGCGTCATTCACTTTCAATGCTACGTCAGTGTAGCACAAGCTAACTGAATGAACATCTCcataaataaacactttatcTGCTCCATCTCACGCTCAGGACACGGATCATACCGAGGGAAGTTCGAAAAGAGCTCGGATGCGACGGATGTAAAGCGGATTGAGTCAGAAAGTTCACACGCAGCTGCATCTGTGGCCATCTCTCCATCTTACTCACCCCTGCCGCCATCTTCAGgacgagagaaagaaagaccGAGGGCGCGCTCCTCTGACGTATTTACGCCCAACAGACGTGCGCGCCCGTGACACTTCCGCGTTCACATTTCGGCTCTGGATTTGTACGTCAGGGTGAAGCTCTGCCACGTTTCAGCACAACGcaatagatttaaaaatatatctgaATGTAGGTTTTTAAAATAGacaaggataaaaaaaactatataagaacaaataaaatactttattacTGCCcacatacagaaaaacaaacatacagttGAGATGGAAATTATGAATTCcatatgaaagaaaaactgaatgaatcacttccaataaaaaaaattgaaatacagTCTGTACAGCGtgataataatacaaaagtAGCTGTGGGCTTCACTGCCTGTCACCAAACCATATCAACCACTGTAGAAAAATAAAGCCATTATTACAAAGAAAGACACTACTACATAAAATGTTCCCCGTGCATCTTCTGGTGTGAATTAGCTCACAAGacctggaaaaaaagagaggaagagaactTCAATCAAAAAACCGCAGAAAAATAACCGCGGTTGTAAGACTAGTTAGCAACACTGGTTTTTTACTCAGTTTGACCAAACAACAAAGACATATCCTGGGGATGTTGAGACAACTTCGCAGCACAAGCCTCAGGAATCCTATATTTGCTCTATTGCAACCacataaaataaactgaaagaatttaaaaaatatatattttgtcaaaCTATGAATCACAATTCCCTCATTGTGTTGAATAATTTCATATAATGTAATACATATTATCAATTAATGACCGTCTAATGAGCACATCTACCACCTGTATGACAGTGTTCTGAGGTATAATACTCACCCAGATAGTCATCCATGAGAGATCCAATagcaaactgaaaaacaaagaaaaacttttttgcattttacagtCAATTAACATACACTGTATTATTTCTATGAATCACAATGTAACATCTGACATATAGTCACACATCTTTTCCTGTATTGATGCAGAAATATCGGTCCTTTGTTAAAGAAAGAATACACTTACAATGTCATTCTTATCCACTCTTGTTCCCACAATCTTGAGCCGGATCTCATCATCTTGCTGGATAACAATGTCCTtgaagagaacagaggaaaccattaaaaacatatGTCTTCTTTAACACAAGTGTGACTTCaatgatctggatttttatatttaatcgTTTAATTTTAAAAGCTGTTAAAACCCAAAAGAGGGAAATATTTCCAGGCGcgatttttttggttttgtttattaattatgttatacataataatacaaataacacTGCATATTCTTACCTCATCAACTGTCTTATAACAAGGAGGGTTGGAATTGGGGTCAAACTCCATTTCTGAAGGGATggactaaaaaaacaaacaagaaaagacaagatatatgatataaatataaacatgtacCAAAGGCAAGCAATTCAGGCAACAACTATAGATGTTACAAGGACTCACATGGCGAGAGATGAAGCAAGACATGGGACCGATTTCTGTGAACAACCCAACCTGtaagaaaaagtgaaatatataACAAAGTTAAAATCTGTGTGATTCAATAATAAAGACTTCCACTTATACATATACCAAAATAATTATCTTGCTCAAAATGACAACATACAATTTTATCTAACTGGAATcacagtgtgtacatgtgaacaCACGTTTTAACAACATGCACTGCACTGCTGCTCACCTTGTTGACCTGAGTGACAACAGCGTCCACCACTTCCCCCTTAAATGGGCGGAACACAATGGCCTTATACTTGACCGGGTACAGGACGAACCCTCTGCCTGGCTGGATTACACCTGCCCCAATGTTGTCAATGGTGGTGACTGCAATCACAAAGCCATACCTGAAAGAGAGAAATTCAAAAGAGGTGTCACAACCATGTTGGAATATGAATGCaacattaatatatttatagaatAGAGTGAACTAATGTAAATGTGCATGTGATGTAAGTTTGTGGAACTTCACTAACATCTGAATCCATATATTATCAACAAAATTGATCAAACCATTCAATTTAAATCTCCTGCATATAGCTGAGTGTTGCAGCCACTCACTTGCCAGTGCAGGTTCCCTCCACCTCTGTGAAAAGCTTCTGCTTCACGGTGTTGAGGAGGTTTGGACCAAAGTACCTCGGGTGTAGCAAGATTTCATGCTCCAACGAAATCTGCGAGCACAAAAAGTACGTACAAGACAAGATTTCCGTTATTAATGATGCAATAACAGTAAAAGGGCGTGTGAACGTGAGTCTGTGTTTGCTGTTCGTGCGATGAAAGGGGGACAAACGAATGTGTCAGCATGTGATCAAAACAGAAACGAATTTGGAGAAGTTTTGTTTAGCTACATTAGCAATGCTAACCAAGCAGCGATCACGGTAATCAGACCTTTCTAAAATAAACGTCCCTTCTCTGCCATTAGCCAGCTCGTACAGTGAGAATAATACTCGTACTTACATGGTAAAACATCTCGGGTATGATGTCCAATCAGACCTTGgttaatattattgttttgaAAACTTACAACCACCGCATTTCAGTCATTGAATGAACCTGACGCTTATTCGCCACACAGTCTCTTCCGGGTCAGCGGGTCAACCGTCGATGAAATGAGACTGCTGTGGTCTTTCAGGAAGAATTCGGTCACTGGAATAAATATCTCATACTATCCACAAATACGTTAATGGATATGATAATAAAGAACTAAATGCGTATTTCTAAGCATTGAGTAATGCTTTATTTCGACTCTGAACAATAGACAATAGAAGCAAAGCATGGCTCCACACATACAGTCCGACCCCTGGCGGTGTGGAGGGGTAGTGCAGGAGGGCGGCGACAGACAGCGGGCTTGACTCagtgctgctctgtgattggccAGTCCGACTGTGCGCCGATGTCAACAGAGACATCCATAAACCACTGGACTAGTTTCCCAGGATTGGTCGATTAATCTGCCTCTGATTATCAGTTTGTccaaacttcacacacaggTAATTGTAATGTCAGTCAATATGTGATGGGTTGAATTTTAGTACGTGAGCTGATTATATTAGGATCGTGACTGATTTATCAATAATGTCTCGTCTTGCTTGTATGGACACGCCCTCCAGCCGCCTCACtaaacaggaaagaaaatagCTCTCGCTCTGATCTGACCCTTCAGGGACTCCGTACCTGTGACATGGCGAGTAACCTCATTTCCAAGTTGTTTCGTCCCCCTGTGTTCACACAGCTTGTAAGTACTCGTATATTCTCTCACTTTCTGCTCGCTGCCTTTGGCCCTGTCCCCGTATGACCCCCATGTTCCTCTCCGGTCCCACGGCCAGGCGGCGCTCCGGTCCCGGGGCAAGGTGGCTGCAGCTGCGGGAACCAGACTTCTGTCCAGTGAccctcctccggagaaaatcaGCCGCTACCCAGTCCCCAACAAGAAAGACTTGCCTTATGATATAGTGGAGCTCATGGAGGAAGTTGAGTCTAAGGTAAAAAGTAAATGAACACATGAATAAGTGAGACATTCAACTTTGCTGCActtgttttaaaggggacatagcatgcccattttaccacaagttgatatggttccttggggtcttaatgaaatgtctgtaacatactttggtcaaaataccacaaggatcatttaaaacagcaccctttttaccctgtctaaaacagccctccacagagtgacctgttttgagtgcctgttcctttaaatgctagtgagccagctccccctctccccccatgattttaaacgatataaattacatattttatatgatataaattatcaaatatgcatcccatactttgtattccccttctgttgtcctggagttttaattttcccaatcacataattaaatgtccccctctgcccatccacaacaagcacacaagcagacagacagagagagaaagagaggggtgggggtggggggggggctatgaagaccatcatttacccccgaaccccgacattcaacgggtacaacaacaagcggagaaagcagaatcgcgggctgaccggcgcggagaaatgcgcgtcccgtgtgaacagccaggcggctgcgcgcttgagaacagcgctgcgctgcgctgcgcggcacgacgcttccgcgtccggtgtaaacccggcgtaacgagtgtgggggggatAAGGTgtggggtgggccaaggccatgtagggagacttccagtgtattgtgacgacacagtacacaggaagctcattccagtcactcaagcatgacgtttctgacttagaggaaccataa contains these protein-coding regions:
- the polr2gl gene encoding DNA-directed RNA polymerase II subunit RPB7, with the protein product MFYHISLEHEILLHPRYFGPNLLNTVKQKLFTEVEGTCTGKYGFVIAVTTIDNIGAGVIQPGRGFVLYPVKYKAIVFRPFKGEVVDAVVTQVNKVGLFTEIGPMSCFISRHSIPSEMEFDPNSNPPCYKTVDEDIVIQQDDEIRLKIVGTRVDKNDIFAIGSLMDDYLGLVS